A part of Syntrophorhabdus sp. genomic DNA contains:
- a CDS encoding zinc ABC transporter solute-binding protein — MKTLRPAIFVLLAALLVTAVSCGPDRKDVSDSPGKITVVTTLFPLYDLTRAIAGDRATVTLILPPGVEAHTFEPKPGDMARVDSAQLFVYTGRYMEPWSEELLKGVANKTLITVDASRGIRLMKSGGEHHTGGGKEHGHGHHDHGAYDPHIWMDLGNAMTMVDTITEGLCAADPRGSDLFRKNATDYKERLSRLDGKFREALGTCRKKTLIHGGHFAFGYLAHRYGLEYVSAYEGSPNAEPTARKIIALKKKMDENGIRYVYFEELINPKVSELLARETGATLLYLHGAHNLTKDEFEKGATFISLMENNLENLRKGLECR; from the coding sequence ATGAAAACGCTGCGGCCGGCCATATTCGTTCTTCTGGCGGCGCTCCTCGTCACAGCCGTTTCCTGCGGACCGGACCGGAAGGATGTCTCCGACAGCCCCGGGAAGATCACCGTCGTCACCACCCTCTTTCCCCTCTACGATCTCACGAGGGCGATAGCCGGCGACAGGGCCACGGTGACCCTCATCCTGCCGCCGGGGGTGGAGGCCCACACCTTTGAACCGAAACCGGGCGATATGGCGCGTGTCGATTCCGCGCAGCTTTTCGTGTACACCGGCAGGTATATGGAACCCTGGTCGGAAGAATTGCTCAAAGGAGTCGCCAACAAGACCCTTATCACCGTCGACGCGAGCCGGGGCATCAGGCTGATGAAGAGCGGTGGCGAGCACCATACAGGCGGTGGAAAGGAGCATGGCCACGGGCACCACGACCATGGCGCCTACGACCCGCACATCTGGATGGATCTCGGGAATGCCATGACAATGGTCGACACGATCACGGAGGGTCTGTGCGCTGCCGACCCCCGGGGAAGTGATCTTTTCCGCAAGAACGCAACGGATTACAAAGAACGGCTTTCCAGGCTCGACGGAAAGTTCCGGGAAGCCCTGGGGACATGCAGGAAGAAGACCCTCATCCACGGCGGCCACTTCGCCTTCGGCTATCTCGCGCACAGGTACGGCCTCGAATACGTAAGCGCCTACGAAGGGTCTCCGAATGCCGAACCGACGGCGAGAAAGATCATCGCCCTCAAGAAGAAAATGGATGAGAACGGTATCCGTTACGTCTATTTCGAAGAACTGATCAATCCGAAGGTGTCGGAGCTTCTCGCCAGGGAGACGGGGGCAACGCTCCTTTATCTCCACGGAGCCCACAACCTGACGAAGGACGAGTTCGAGAAGGGTGCGACGTTCATCTCTCTCATGGAGAACAACCTCGAGAATCTCAGGAAAGGTCTTGAATGCAGATGA
- a CDS encoding rhodanese-like domain-containing protein, translating to MTSRHLPAALRHALPLLALLAFNLSFLMPAGCFLVDSIGDIDIRKLEGLMETEKRLLIVDNRTTLEYASGHIPGALHIPQEEFYRLASLLPPEKDTPIVFYCRGYG from the coding sequence ATGACCAGTCGCCATTTGCCCGCCGCCTTGAGACATGCCCTGCCCCTTCTCGCCCTCCTGGCGTTCAACCTCTCGTTTCTTATGCCGGCCGGTTGTTTCCTCGTCGACAGCATCGGAGACATCGACATCAGGAAACTTGAAGGATTGATGGAAACGGAGAAGAGACTTCTTATCGTCGATAACCGGACCACCCTCGAATACGCGTCGGGTCATATTCCCGGCGCCCTGCACATTCCCCAGGAGGAATTCTACAGGCTGGCGTCCCTTCTCCCCCCTGAAAAGGACACCCCCATCGTTTTCTATTGCAGGGGGTACGGCTGA
- a CDS encoding metal ABC transporter ATP-binding protein: MTRVVTTENLSFRFNGVEILSDITFTLEKGEFLGIVGPNGSGKTTLIRLLLGLIRPTGGTITLFGQSADVFREWRKIGYLPQKISAFNPHFPATVEEIVALGLLAGKSFPRRVARGDRRSIDEAMALVDITSIRNKLIGELSGGQQQRVLIAKALVAGPELLILDEPTTALDPEGRERFFATLKGLNRDRKVTIIMITHDIGTIGLHASKLLYLDKSLIFFGGFDDFCLSTDMTDYFGEHSQHMICHRHDT; the protein is encoded by the coding sequence ATGACGCGCGTGGTGACGACGGAGAACCTGTCCTTCCGGTTCAACGGCGTCGAGATACTGAGCGATATCACCTTCACCCTCGAAAAAGGGGAATTTCTGGGAATCGTCGGGCCGAACGGCTCCGGCAAGACCACCCTTATCCGCCTGCTGCTCGGCCTGATCAGACCGACAGGAGGCACGATCACGCTCTTCGGACAGAGTGCCGATGTCTTCAGGGAATGGAGGAAGATCGGATATCTTCCCCAGAAGATATCAGCTTTCAATCCCCACTTTCCTGCCACGGTGGAAGAGATCGTCGCGCTGGGACTGCTGGCCGGCAAGAGTTTCCCGAGGAGGGTCGCACGGGGGGACAGGAGATCCATCGACGAAGCCATGGCACTCGTGGATATCACGTCCATCAGGAACAAACTCATAGGAGAGCTCTCAGGAGGCCAGCAGCAGCGCGTGCTCATAGCGAAGGCGCTGGTGGCCGGGCCCGAGCTCCTCATTCTCGACGAGCCGACGACCGCCCTCGATCCCGAGGGCAGGGAAAGGTTCTTTGCGACCCTCAAGGGTCTCAACAGGGACAGGAAGGTGACGATCATCATGATAACCCACGACATAGGCACCATCGGCCTGCACGCCTCGAAACTCCTCTATCTGGACAAAAGTCTCATCTTTTTTGGTGGTTTCGATGATTTCTGCCTCTCGACGGACATGACGGACTACTTCGGCGAGCACTCCCAGCATATGATCTGTCACAGGCATGACACGTGA
- a CDS encoding transcriptional repressor translates to MMDHNHILKELKLKATPKRLAILDILRNASIYLSPDEVWARMKERFRAIGLPTVYRNLEELAGRGIISKVIHPDRKLYYFFCGNREHHHHFVCTSCRKVDDLNFCAFGEIEKEVSRTLNATVSSHIMQVFGICSDCSAGRGEEQ, encoded by the coding sequence ATGATGGATCACAACCATATTCTCAAGGAACTCAAACTCAAGGCAACGCCAAAGAGGCTCGCCATCCTCGATATCCTGCGCAACGCCTCGATCTACCTCAGCCCCGACGAGGTGTGGGCAAGAATGAAGGAGCGTTTTCGCGCCATCGGGCTTCCCACGGTCTATCGCAACCTGGAGGAACTGGCGGGCCGCGGCATCATCTCCAAGGTTATTCATCCGGACCGGAAGCTCTATTACTTCTTCTGCGGTAACAGGGAACACCACCATCATTTCGTCTGCACCTCCTGCAGGAAAGTGGACGATCTCAATTTCTGCGCATTCGGGGAGATCGAGAAAGAGGTCTCGCGGACCCTGAATGCAACCGTATCATCGCACATCATGCAGGTCTTCGGGATCTGCAGCGACTGCTCGGCTGGCAGAGGAGAGGAACAATGA